In Nerophis lumbriciformis linkage group LG12, RoL_Nlum_v2.1, whole genome shotgun sequence, a single genomic region encodes these proteins:
- the LOC133623330 gene encoding saxitoxin and tetrodotoxin-binding protein 2-like, which translates to MSAQLVVVLLALTSLCAAASPEHDCEDLVKPLLLDNHSPIFGKWVLHVGSWDTPGLKNDLVVVNTSWIELSASSRSDIISLYWGDRLNDDKCLQGSADVTVTGMTSNATYNIHNHTSYHEGKYYETCAECLLSEDTTLLPDGKSLGRYLFLFTRTGKLEPSELDTFKKQAACLNFPDEYYFMGTHLCPDNRKTETPASAN; encoded by the exons ATGTCTGCACAGTTGGTCGTCGTTCTGCTGGCCCTCACCTCCTTGTGTGCCGCTGCATCACCGGAACATGACTGCGAAGATCTGGTGAAGCCTCTTTTACTGGACAACCACAGCCCT ATCTTCGGGAAATGGGTCCTCCATGTGGGCTCATGGGACACGCCGGGCCTGAAGAACGACCTGGTGGTCGTGAACACATCGTGGATTGAACTGTCTGCATCCTCACGGAGCGACATCATCTCCCTCTACTGGGGTGACCGCCT GAATGATGATAAATGTCTTCAGGGATCAGCTGACGTCACCGTGACTGGCATGACCAGTAACGCCACCT ACAACATCCACAACCACACTTCCTATCACGAGGGCAAGTACTACGAGACCTGCGCCGAGTGCCTCCTGTCCGAAGACACCACACTCCTGCCGGACGGAAAATCTTTGGGCCGatatcttttcctcttta CCCGAACTGGTAAACTGGAGCCTTCTGAGTTGGACACCTTCAAGAAGCAAGCGGCCTGTCTTAATTTCCCCGATGAGTACTACTTTATGGGCACAC ACCTGTGCCCTGACAACAGAAAGACTGAGACTCCTGCCTCTGCAAACTAG